In Exiguobacterium sp. 9-2, the genomic window ATGGTCCGATCCGTGCACCCTATACTGCATACGTCCAAGGCGGTTTAACGTATAGCCACGTCAAGATCGCGATCATCTCAGCCGTCAATCACTTGATGGAAAAACAATTAATTCCAGAAAAAAACGTTTAATACTAGCATATCTCGTGAAAACGACCTCTGAACGACTTCATGTAAAGTGATTAAAAAAGTTGTGTTAACTTTTCTTACATCGCTTGACAAGTTGCCTGACAGAGGTTTATTCTCATGGAGTAAGGAAAAAGGAGGAACCACATGGCAGACTCATCACGCCAGTCCAAGCCACTATTTCCCATCGGAGTCGTTCAAGAGTTGACCGCGTTATCTGCCCGCCAGATCCGATATTACGAAGAACAGGGACTGATTAAGCCGGAGCGGACAGAGACGAAGCGTCGCCTCTATTCGTTCAACGATGTCGATCGCCTGTTGTCGATTAAGGAATACCTGGATCAGGGACTGAATATCGCAGGGATCAAATTGATTTTCGAAAACGATCTCGTCAAACGCGAACGCGTTGCGGAGAGCGTCGTCGAGACGCGCCCGGAACTATCTGACGGCGAATTGTATAAACTCCTGAAAAATGAATTGAAGGAAGCAGGACGACATGGAAAGACGTCGCTCATCCAAGGTGAGCTTGGGCGTTTCTTCAAGTAAGGACCTGTAACCATATAAAAACGAATCGGAGAGGGGATTTGTCACATGACACGTCGCAACATTACACGAGAAGACATTTTGAAAATCGCTAAAGCTGAGGATGTACGCTTCATTCGCTTACAGTTCACAGATATCCTCGGAACGATCAAGAACGTTGAAATTCCAGTAAGCCAATTGGAAAAAGCACTTGATAACAAAATGATGTTCGATGGTTCATCGATCGAAGGATTCGTCCGGATCGAAGAATCAGATATGTATCTCTTCCCAGACTTAAACACATGGGTCGTGTTCCCATGGACAGAAGATGGAACAGGGAAAGTTGCACGTTTAATCTGTGACATCCACAATCCGGATGGCTCGCCGTTCGCAGGAGACCCACGTGGTCAGCTCAAACGGGTACTTAAAGAGATGGAAGAACTCGGTTTCACATCATTCAACGTGGGACCAGAGCCAGAATTCTTCCTCTTCAAGAAAGATGAAAAAGGTCGTCCGACACTTGAATTGAACGACCAAGGTGGATACTTCGACCTCGCACCAGTCGACCTCGGCGAAAACTGCCGTAAAGAGATCGTCATCGAGCTCGAGAACATGGGCTTTGAAATCGAAGCATCACACCACGAAGTCGCTCCAGGTCAGCACGAAATCGACTTCAAATATGCGGATGCGATCACGACAGCGGATAACATCCAAACGTTCAAACTTGTTGTCAAGACGATCGCGGCGAAGCACAACTTGCACGCGACATTCATGCCAAAACCACTCTTCGGAGTCAACGGATCAGGAATGCACGCAAACATGTCGCTTTTCAAAGGCAACGAGAACGTCTTCTTCGATGAAGGCAACGAAGAAATGCAATTGTCGGATGATGCACGTGCCTTCACAGCAGGTATCCTCAAACACGCACGTGCCTTCACAGCGGTTTGTAACCCGACAGTCAACTCATACAAACGTCTTGTTCCTGGCTACGAAGCGCCTTGCTACGTCGCATGGTCAGCCCGTAACCGTTCACCACTCGTCCGTGTTCCTGCAGCACGTGGACTCTCGACTCGTATCGAAGTTCGTTCAGTCGACCCAGCAGCGAATCCGTACCTCGCGCTTGCGACATTGCTCGCTTCAGGTCTCGACGGAATCAAGAACAACTTGAAAGCACCGGCTCCAATCGACCGTAACATCTACGTCATGGACAAACCGGAACGCGTTGCGAACGGAATCGATGATCTTCCATCAACACTCAGCCACGCACTCGAAGTCTTGAAAGCGGATGACGTCGTCATGCACGCTCTCGGCGATCACATCGCAGAGCACTTCGTTGAATTGAAAGAAATCGAATGGGATATGTTCCGGACGCAGGTCACGGAATGGGAACGCGATCAGTACATGGTCTTGTTCTAAGACATTCAACCCCTTGAGCCGTGTGGTTTCAAGGGGTTTTTCTTTGTTTTGAAATGCGGGAGTACACTTCTGCTGTAATACCCATACTTCCGTGACCAAGACGTTTGTGTATATACTTCATATGAGCGCTAGATTCCAGCAAAAGAACTGCGTGAGTGTGGCACAGCGAATGAATGGAAAGCTGGGGGAGGCCATCTTTTTTCAATATGCGGGCAAAGGAATTAAAGAGAATAGATTTTGGTATCGCATTTCCATCATTGCGGTACAAAACGAGATTTAAATCATGGTTATAAAAATCCTTCAATGCAAGCTTATTTTGATTCTAGTATTTCAAATGAACTGAAGAGCATTGGTTAATGATTGGTTGATGGTGATGATTCGTTTTGACTTATGCGGTTTTGTATCTCCAAATAATTATTTGTCTTCTTTCGGATCAAAATCCAGTGTCTTGTTAATAGAAAATTTTTTTAGGTCAACGGCAGTCCATTGAAGGGTAGCAGCTTCGCCTTTGCGCATCCCAGTTTCAACAAGCGCCATAAAAATAGAGCCAGTAATGATAGTTGTTCTGGTAGGCTATTTGTAAAAAGACTGGGATAACGACGGAATCAATAAACTGAATTTCTTTTTGCTTTTTCATACCTTTTACGGTTGCACCTAAGCAGGGCTTTCTTTGTAAGATGCCCAGAATAACTGCTTTATTCATGGCATTATACATTTTTCCATGTACAATTTCTGAAGTTCGTTTACTGTAGCCTTTACCATTTAGATGATTCAAAAACTTCTGATAGAGGATGAGCTTTAAATTTTTCAGAAGTATACTCTAGAAATAGGAAAAAGATGGTTTTGAATATTGTGTTGATGTACAAGGTACGTATTTTTGTGGATTGAATCCTCCTTGTATTCCATCAACCAGTTAGTCAAGAACGTTTCCAGGGTATATACTTTTTCATTTAATTCAAAGCCCTCCAAAATTCTTTTTTCTTCTTCTGCAGCACTTCCTCATGATACGCAAAATACGTTTATGATTCATCGGCCCCCCGATAAGATCGAGCATCTCCATGTAAATACCACGATAGTCGATTTTTCCCTTATGACGATCATGAACATGTTTCAGAAAGAGGTAGTCCGCATAGTCGCGTTCTTCCCGAAGGGAAACACTATCTGTACGTGCGAGCCAGGCGTAATAACCGCTGCGGCTCACTTCAGCGAGCATACATAGATCCGTCACGAACCGATTCGACGATTGTTTTCGTAAGACAATATTA contains:
- a CDS encoding integrase; translated protein: MNHLNGKGYSKRTSEIVHGKMYNAMNKAVILGILQRKPCLGATVKGMKKQKEIQFIDSVVIPVFLQIAYQNNYHYWLYFYGAC
- the glnA gene encoding type I glutamate--ammonia ligase, with protein sequence MTRRNITREDILKIAKAEDVRFIRLQFTDILGTIKNVEIPVSQLEKALDNKMMFDGSSIEGFVRIEESDMYLFPDLNTWVVFPWTEDGTGKVARLICDIHNPDGSPFAGDPRGQLKRVLKEMEELGFTSFNVGPEPEFFLFKKDEKGRPTLELNDQGGYFDLAPVDLGENCRKEIVIELENMGFEIEASHHEVAPGQHEIDFKYADAITTADNIQTFKLVVKTIAAKHNLHATFMPKPLFGVNGSGMHANMSLFKGNENVFFDEGNEEMQLSDDARAFTAGILKHARAFTAVCNPTVNSYKRLVPGYEAPCYVAWSARNRSPLVRVPAARGLSTRIEVRSVDPAANPYLALATLLASGLDGIKNNLKAPAPIDRNIYVMDKPERVANGIDDLPSTLSHALEVLKADDVVMHALGDHIAEHFVELKEIEWDMFRTQVTEWERDQYMVLF
- a CDS encoding tyrosine-type recombinase/integrase, yielding MKDFYNHDLNLVLYRNDGNAIPKSILFNSFARILKKDGLPQLSIHSLCHTHAVLLLESSAHMKYIHKRLGHGSMGITAEVYSRISKQRKTP
- a CDS encoding IS3 family transposase; translation: MLAEVSRSGYYAWLARTDSVSLREERDYADYLFLKHVHDRHKGKIDYRGIYMEMLDLIGGPMNHKRILRIMRKCCRRRKKNFGGL
- a CDS encoding MerR family transcriptional regulator — encoded protein: MADSSRQSKPLFPIGVVQELTALSARQIRYYEEQGLIKPERTETKRRLYSFNDVDRLLSIKEYLDQGLNIAGIKLIFENDLVKRERVAESVVETRPELSDGELYKLLKNELKEAGRHGKTSLIQGELGRFFK